The genomic segment ctggtggttggagggaggggggccctctggtggttggagggagggggggccctctggtggttggagggagggggaggggggccctctggtggttggaaggaagggggtggggggccctctggtggttggaaggaagggggtggggggccctctggtggttggagggagggggagggggcccTCTGTTggttggagggaggggtgggggccctctggtggttggagggtggggggccctctggtggttggagggagggggtggggggccctctggtggttggagggaagggggggccctctggtggttggagggaagggggggccctctggtggttggagggaggggggccctctggtggttggagggaggggtgggggggcccTCTGGTGGTTGGAAGTAGGGGGTGGGGGGCCCTCTGGTggttggagggaggggtgggaggcCCTCTGGTGGTTGGAAGTAGGGGAGGGGGGCCCTCTGGTGgttggagagagggggtggggggccctctggtggttggagagagggggaggggggcccTCTGTTGGTTGGAAGGAGGGGATGGGGGGCCCTCTGGTGGTTGgaaggagggggtggggggccctctggtggttggagggagggggtggggtggggagccCTCTGGTGGTTGGAGGGGGTGATGAGGCAAGAGAAGAGGGGGGTTAGGGGTCTTAGTGAAGGGACGGGGAAGGAGGGAGCTCTGGCTCCAGCAGAAGCAGTAATCCAGCTCCTAGCTGCCCCTCTGGTCCTCCCAGCTGCTAATGACAACAATCAGCGCTGGACGAGCAGAGCAGCACGGCATGctgggagagacacagacacactgctgggagagagacagacacactgctgggagagagagacagacacactgctgggagagagacagacacactgctgggagagagacagacacactgctgggagagagacagacacactgctgggagagagacagacacactgctgggggagagacagacactgctgggagagagacagacacactgctgggagagagacagacacactgctgggagagagacagacacactgctgggagagagacagacacactgctgggagagagacaaacacactgctgggagagagacagacacactgctgggagagagacagacacactgctgggagagacagacacactgctgggagagagacagacacactgctgggagagagacagacacactgctgggagagagacagacacactgctgggagagagacagacacactactgggagagagacagacacactgctgcctgcctctctgtctctccctgtttggctctggtctgtctgtctgtctgtctgtctgtctgtctgtctgtctgtctgtctgtctgtctgtcttcccctGCCCTGTGTGTCTGCCAGGATAGGATGGAAACGCATACAGCCATGGCAGGGCGAGCAGAGTGTCTGCCAGGATAGGATGGCAAGGCGAGGCATACAGCCATGGCAGGGCGAGCAGAGTGTCTGCCAGGATAGGATGGCAAGGCGAGGCATACAGCCATGGCAGGGCGAGCAGTGTGTCTGCCAGGATAGGATGGCAAGGCGAGGCATACAGCCATGGCAGGGCAAGCAGAGTGTCTGCCAGGATAGGATGGCAAGGCGAGGCATACAGCCATGGCAGGGCAAGCAGAGTGTCTGCCAGGATAGGATGGCAAGGCGAGGCATACAGCCATGGCAGGGCAAGCAGAGTGTCTGCCAGGATAGGATGGCAAGGCGAGGCATACAGCCATGGCAGGGCAAGCAGAGTGTCTGCCAGGATAGGATGGCAAGGCGAGGCATACAGCCATGGCAGGGCAAGCAGAGTGTCTGCCAGGATAGGATGGCAAGGCGAGGCATACAGCCATGGCAGGGCAAGCAGAGTGTCTGCCAGGATAGGATGGCAAGGCGAGGCATACAGCCATGGCAGGGCAAGCAGAGTGTCTGCCAGGATAGGATGGCAAGGCGAGGCATACAGCCATGGCAGGGCGAGCAGAGTGTCTGTCAACAAGCTGAGAACCCCACCAGCATCTCACCACCTCTTCTACATGTCACACAGTTAAAGCCAATACAGATGGATCACTGTCTGACGTGACAGAGGTATTTATTAAGGAGCCTGTTCTGGGACAGAGCTCTCATCTGAGGGCCTGGTATCTTCCTAACACGGTGACTAGTGGACtgagtagagggagaggggggaaagacCATGTTAAACAGGCATACCAGATTAGAAGGGTGTATTTATTTCCATCTGCTGGTGTGTAATCTGACAGATAGTTTGTTGTTTCACACTGAtcttgccacgtcctgaccagtatttaggtattatttgtataatatttggtcaggacgtggcagaggtatatttgttttgtatggtgggttttttttgtgtgtggtgtagaggggtgttttatttatgtgttcctgggttttgggtgtatgttctgggttagtatgttctaggttagtttttctatgtgtaggtttgtgtgctggactctcaattggaggcaggtgtttctagttgcctctgattgggagtcctatatagaggtgtgtgtttggtttgtcatTCTGTGTTTATTGGTTTTTTCGTGTGCATCATATTTAAATAAAATGATgtggagcacgcaacccgctgcgtatcgGTCTGACAGTGATTTCAACATATCTTCAGATGAAGGTGAAGATTGTGACTGATCGACCGTCTAGGGAGCGTAGAAGTAGAGTTAGGCGGTTAAACGCGTGATCTTAATAATCAATAGTCCAAGGAGCTGTCGTATTGATCTCTACAGATCAGAACATGTGGAGTGGCCCTGGCTGAACTCTACACAAACATCATGCTGAATGGACATCTAGTTATACATCCAAGAAAAATTCAATATTATAAATAAAAAGGCTTGCGATATTTctttcatatttaaaaaaaaattaattcAAACTCCAAGAATCAAAACTAAGAATGATGTTTCTCTCAGAGTCAAGATGTGGAAAAACCATCCCCTCCTttcaacccccctccctcccatcatccctctctctccctcccatcatccctctctccctccctcccatcatccctctctccctccctcccatcatccctctctccctccctcccatcatccctccctccctcccatcatccctctctctccctcccatcatccctctctccctctccctcccatcatccctctctccctccctccctcccatcatccctctctctccctcccatcatccctctctccctccctcccatcatccctccctccctcccatcatccctctctctccctcccatcatccctctctccctctccctcccatcatccctctctccctccctcccatcatccctctctctctccctccctccctcccatcatccctctctctctctccctcccatcatccctctctccctccctccctcccatcatcccctcCTTTCaacaccccctccctcccatcatccctctctctctctctccctcccatcatccccccctctctctctccctcccatcatccctctctccctccctcccatcatccctctctccctccctccctccctccctccctcccatcatccctctctctctccctccctcccatcatccctctctccctccctcccatcatccctctctccctccctccctcccatcatccctctctctctccctccctcccatcatcccccctctctctctccctcccatcatccctctctctctctttccctcccatcatccctctctccctccctccctcccatcatcccctcCTTTCaacaccccctccctcccatcatccctctctctctctctccctcccatcatccccccctctctctctctccctcccatcatccctctctccctccctcccatcatccctctctccctccctccctccctccctcccatcatccctctctctctccctccctcccatcatccctctctccctccctcccatcatccctctctccctccctccctcccatcatccctctctctctccctccctcccatcatcccccctctctctctccctcccatcatccctctctctctctttccctcccatcatccctctctctctctctccctcccatcatccctctctccctccctccctccctcccatcatccctctctctctccctccctcccatcatcccccctgtctctctccctcccatcatccctctctctctctctcctcccatcatccctctctccctccctccctcccatcatccctctctctctccctccctcccatcatccccccctctctctctccctcccatcatccctctctctctctctccctcccatcatccctctctccctctctccctccctcccatcatccctctctctctccctccctcccatcatccctctctctctccctccctcccatcatccccccctctctctctccctcccatcatccctccctccctcccatcatccccccctctctctccctcccatcatccctctctctcctccctgagtTAGGGATGACAGATTGCCTAACAGACTGACATTTTCAAAGGCTTCTCAGACAGCGGTTGGCTGAACAGCTCTTTTGACATCAGGAATACTCATTACTTTCTCATCCGgggttcgttctctctctctctgactctctctctctgactctctctatctctgactctctctctctctctctctctgtgtattacttactttcccgagagagagagagagagagagagagagagagagagagaccagggagcaCGCGTGCTCATGGCTTAGCGTCGTCCGTTCCAAACACACATACGGTATTGTGTTTTTTTAGCAGCGGAGGACGCGTTGGATTGGATCCAGCTTTAACTGCTGCTGCTTGTCAGTTCAGCTGCGGGGTGAAACCGTTGGATgggtttactgttgttgttttcaaCTCGACAAGTATTTTCtggttttttaaaatatatttataaagcctAATTTAATGGATACGGTATGGAGATAGCCTTGGCGAGTTTTGAGAACGGCGGAGCGAAAGGAAGCGGTGGAAATACCGGAGATGTAGCCCGCCGTAACGCTCTGGATCCACATCAACCTCCGCCGTTTGTCCAGAGTGGACTCAGCGAACCGGGCTACAGCCTTCACAAAGACATTAATACAATCGGGAGTCCCAAACCGAGGACGTGGAAAATCAACGATATGAATAACACTTTGAGTTGTAACGAGAACGCCGTGGATGCGCTCTGGCGCGCAGACCACAGTCCCCATCTGTTGGACGATGACATGTTGGATATTGAGCGCAGAGACGTGGATAACAACGAGAGGGTGCTGATCAACATCGCAGGGTTAAAGTACGAGACGCAGCTAGGGACCCTTAACCAGTTCCCCGATACATTACTGGGAGACCCTTATAAAAGGATAAAATACTTCGACCCGCTCCGGAACGAGTACTTTTTCGACCGTAACCGACCGAGTTTCGACGGGATCCTATATTTCTATCAGTCGGGAGGTAAGATCAGACGACCCGTCAATGTATCTATCGACGTGTTCGCTGATGAGATCCGTTTTTACCGGCTGGGTGAAGAGGCCATGGAAAGGTTTAGAGAAGACGAAGGATTTATAAAAGAGGAAGAGAAACCGTTACCACAGAATGAGTTTCAGAAACAAGTCTGGCTCATATTCGAATACCCGGAGAGTTCAAGCCCAGCGAGAGGCATCGCTATCGTCTCCGTGTTAGTTATCACCATATCCATTATAACGTTTTGCATGGAGACACTACCGGAGTTCAGGGACGAGAGGGAGTTACCGGTCACGGGTCGACCCGGTAACAACACCGTCCCCCGTCCGTCGCTCACCTTCACGGACCCTTTCTTCATCGTGGAAACCACCTGCGTAATCTGGTTTACGTTTGAATTCATCGTCCGTTTCTTCGCCTGTCCTAGTAAGTCAGAGTTTTCCAAGACTGTTATGAACATCATAGATATAATGTCTATCCTGCCTTATTTTATCACGGTGGGGACGGAGCTGGCCGAGCAGCAGGTAGAAGAACCTCAGGAACACGGAAACGGACAGACCATGTCTCTGGCCATCCTCAGGGTCATTCGACTGGTCCGGGTGTTTAGGATCTTCAAGTTGTCCAGACACTCCAAGGGGCTTCAGATATTAGGACAAACACTCAAAGCAAGTATGAGAGAATTGGGTCTACTCATTTTCTTCCTCTTCATCGGAGTCATCCTCTTCTCCAGCGCTGTGTTCTTCGCCGAGGCGGACGAACCCGAATCGCATTTCTCCAGCATCCCCGACGCGTTCTGGTGGGCCGTGGTCACCATGACGACGGTGGGTTACGGGGACATGAGGCCGGTGACGGTGGGGGGGAAAATCGTGGGTTCGCTCTGCGCCATAGCGGGAGTGTTGACCATCGCGTTGCCGGTGCCCGTCATCGTGTCCAACTTTAACTATTTCTATCACCGGGAGACGGACCAGGACCAGTCGTCTCTGAAAGACGACCCGCCCGAGAACAGTCAAGACAGTCCTCAGTTAAAGAGAAAGGATAGTAAAGGGTCTGCCAAGTCGGGAGAcgaggaggacaggacaggagcggAGAAACAGAACATCAAGGCTAACAGCAGCATGAACATTAAACGATCCCTTTACGCCTTCTGCCTGAACAAGATGGAGACAGACCTGTAgtccccacagacagacagacagacagaccagtagTCCACACAGACAGTATGAATCCTCTTTCTATTACAGTGATTAATTGAATAGAGGAGCAGTGTGTTTTGCTATGACGGCACGATGATTTCCAAGCCTCTATCTAGTCAGTGTCAGTGAGTTGATGTATAAAAATCCCTCGTGGTACTAATGGATTTGAAGCCTAAACGAAAGCAGAGTGATttgagtcccaaatgacaccctattccctacacggtGCACTACTTCTCggcccaatgggccctggtctaaagtagtgtactacataggggaTACGGTgcatgggtcctggtctaaagtagtgtactacatagggaatagggtgcatgggccctggtctaaagtagtgcactacataggggatagggtgcatgggccctggtctaaagtagtgtactacatagggaatagggtgtatgggccctggtctaaagtagtctactacataggggatagggtgcatgggccctggtctaaagtagtgtactacatagggaatagggtgcatggggcctggtctaaagtagtgcactacatagggaatagggtgcatgggtcctggtctaaagtagtgtactacatagggaatagggtgcatgggccctggtctaaagtagtgtactacatagggaatagggtgtatgggccctggtctaaagtagtgtactacatagggaatagggtgtatgggccctggtctaaagtagtgtactacatagggaatagggtgcatgggtcctggtctaaagtagtgtactacatagggaatagggtgtaagtTTCTGCAGTCGGATCAACACGTTACAATCCTGaaaatgagacacacacacacacacacacacacacacacacacacacatcactttcTGGATGGAAACCActgagaaatacataaacacacactcaaccctAGCTAGCCTGGGGTCCCCAcattaacataacacacactcaaccctaGCTAGCCTGGGGTCCCCAcattaacataacacacactcaaccctaGCTAGCCTGGGGTCCCCAcattaacataacacacactcaaccctaGCTAGCCTGGGGTCCCCAcattaacataacacacactcaaccctaGCTAGCCTGGGGTCCCCAcattaacataacacacactcaaccctaGCTAGCCTGGGGTCTAGATGTCCGTAATACTCCTGTGTGTTAGGTTATCTAACGCTGTAGCCTCTGTGATCGCATCGTCACCCCTTACGTCCAGATCCCGTTTTACACAATCATCATTAAGTTAACAGCTACAGTAGGGGAGGGACTCTAATCAAGACTGCTAGCACGGACCAGAGATAATTACTGTCTCTGAGCgtcgctgagagagagagaggattaggctgtggtgagagagactactgtctctgagagtggctgagagagagagagagagagagagagagaggattaggCTGTGGTGAGAGAGACTACTGTCTCTGAgcgtggctgagagagagagagagagagagagagagagagagagagagaggattaggCTGTGGTGAGAGAGACTACTGTCTCTGAgcgtggctgagagagagagagagagagagagagagagaggactaggctGTGGTGAGAGAGACTACTGTCTCTGAgcgtggctgagagagagagagagagagactaggctGTGGTGAGAGAGACTACTGTCTCTGAgcgtggctgagagagagagagagagagagagagagagtgggagagagaggactagGCTGTGGTGAGAGAGACTACTGTCTCTGAgcgtggctgagagagagagagagagagagagagagagagagagagagaaagagagagagaggactaggctGTGGTGAGAGAGACTACTGTCTCTGAgcgtggctgagagagagagagagagagagagagagagagagagaggactaggctGTGGTGAGAGAGACTACTGTCTCTGAgcgtggctgagagagagagagagagaaagtgggagagagaggactagGCTGTGGTGAGAGAGACTACTGTCTCTGAgcgtggctgagagagagagagagagagagagagagagagagagaggactaggctGTGGTGAGAGAGACTACTGTCTCTGAgcgtggctgagagagagagagagagagagagagagagagagagaggactaggctGTGGTGAGAGAGACTACTGTCTCTGAgcgtggctgagagagagagagagagagagagagaggactaggctGTGGTGAGAGAGACTACTGTCTCTGAgcgtggctgagagagagagagagagagagagagagagagagagagagagagagagaggactaggctGTGGTGAGAGAGACTACTGTCTCTAGGCTTTATAACCGAGCCACCACGACCAAAACAAAATGTCGTCTCTGTCTCTGACACAGTGTGTCATCAGGGAAGTAAACACCTCGTTATATatatagaaaacaaaacaaacgCCAAATGGGGATTTTATTTTCGTATATTGTACCGTCTCTGTTTAGTCGTATGTTTACTACATAAAAATAATACATATTGATGCATTAAATGCACCTCTGAGATTATGTATATATTTCCTAATATTAGGCCTATTAATATTTATTGCTCTGAAAGAAACAAAGCAGATTTTATTTTGAAGTCAAATATAGAAACATCTGgtactacccctcctctcaggtccatgagaagaacagaactacccctcctctcaggtccatgagaacagaactacccctcctctcaggtccatgagaacagaactacccctcctctcaggtccatgagaacagaactacccctcctctcaggtccatgagaagaacagaactacccctcctctcaggtccatgagaagaacagaactacccctcctcctctcaggtccatgagaacagaactacccctcctctcaggtccatgagaacagaactacccctcctctcaggtccatgagaacagaactacccctcctctcaggtccatgagaagaacagaactacccctcctctcaggtccatgagaacagaactacccctcctctcaggtccatgagaagaacagaactacccctcctctcaggtccatgagaacagaactactcctcctctcaggtccatgagaataacagaactacccctcctctcaggtccatgagaacagaactactcctcctctcaggtccatgagaacagaactacccctcctctcaggtccatgagaacagaactacccctcctctcaggtccatgagaacagaactacccctcctctcaggtccatgagaagaacagaactacccctcctctcaggtccatgagaacagaactacccctcctcctctcaggtccatgagaagaacagaactacccctcctctcaggtccatgagaactgaactacccctcctctcaggtccatgagaagaacagaactacccctcctctcaggtccatgagaagaacagaactacccctcctctcaggtccatgagaacagaactacccctcctctcaggtccatgagaagaacaggagacagaaagagacagactggGAACATTACATGTCCAGGCTTTGACTGACAGAGGACTGGAAGGGACCCGTTGGGACTAACTCGTTATCATGCTATTGAAGGACAACAACAGCCTTGACTGCCACCAATAAATAtaacaatattttttatttatttataataaacTTTTGAAATAATTATATACACATCCGGCAACATTGGAGTACCAGATGAGGACCGGGGAAGagacagaaccagaaccagaaccaggaGACAATAACAGAAGGACGTCGCGCCCCAAACCCACACCGAGACAAAGGTTAGTGAAATATAAGCTGTGATGTTCGGCCTATTTATAACTTTGCTCAGGAAATCAGTGGGTAATTTACTGACTTCAGCTGTATCTTGTTCTGTTTGTTAAACTGCTGTAATTATTCACGAAAACAATAAGTCCTCACTACTAAATGTAGAAGGAGAAGTGTTTTATATTTACAACTAAATGTAAAGGGTGAATAATTTTGTATTTACTCCCTAGAAAGGGCAATAATAGTTACTTCTTGAGAATCCTAAAATTGTCCAAAGGGAGAGCGCCGTGTCCCTTGAGAGAGAGGCTGTCTGTCTGGGCTCTACTCGGGTCGAATGGGGAGCTGTTCTTTCAGAAACACCACCAAAGTGGAATGAACAGGGTCAGGGGGCCCGCTGGGCCGTTGGGGTACAAGCCCCTGGCTAAAAGTGGAATGAACAGGGTCAGGTGGCCCGCTGGGCCGTTGGGTTACTAGCCCCTGGCTAAAAGTGGAATGAACAGGGTGAGGGGGCCCGCTGGGCCGCTGGGGTACAAGCCCCTGGCTAAAAGTGCTCAAAGACGACACTTCTGAAcggaagaggctgaatgtggtctggtcactggaagaggctgaatgtggaggtctggtcactggaagaggctgaatgtggaggtctggtcactggaagaggctgaatgtggaggtctggtcactggaagaggctgaatgtggaggtctggtcactggaagaggctgaatgtggaggtctggtcactggaagaggctgaatgtggaggtctggtcactggaagaggctgaatgtggaggtctgttcactggaagaggctgaatgtggaggtctggtcactggaagaggctgaatgtgcAGGTCTGttcactggaagaggctgaatgtggtctggtcactggaagaggctgaatgtggaggtctggtcactggaagaggctgaatgtggtctggtcactggaagaggctgaatgtggaggtctggtcactggaagaggctgaatgtggaggtctggtcactggaagaggctgaatgtggaggtctgttcactggaagaggctgaatgtgcaggtctggtcactggaagaggctgaatgtggaggtctggtcactggaagaggctgaatgtggaggtctggtcactggaagaggctgaatgtggaggtctggtcactggaagaggctgaatgtggaggtctggtcactggaagaggctgaatgtggaggtctggtcactggaagaggctgaatgtggaggtctgttcactggaagaggctgaatgtggaggtctgttcactggaagaggctgaatgtggaggtatggtcactggaagaggctgaatgtggaggtctggtcactggaagaggctgaatgtggaggtctggtcactggaagagcctgaatgtggaggtctggtcactg from the Salmo salar chromosome ssa17, Ssal_v3.1, whole genome shotgun sequence genome contains:
- the LOC123728301 gene encoding potassium voltage-gated channel subfamily A member 1-like gives rise to the protein MEIALASFENGGAKGSGGNTGDVARRNALDPHQPPPFVQSGLSEPGYSLHKDINTIGSPKPRTWKINDMNNTLSCNENAVDALWRADHSPHLLDDDMLDIERRDVDNNERVLINIAGLKYETQLGTLNQFPDTLLGDPYKRIKYFDPLRNEYFFDRNRPSFDGILYFYQSGGKIRRPVNVSIDVFADEIRFYRLGEEAMERFREDEGFIKEEEKPLPQNEFQKQVWLIFEYPESSSPARGIAIVSVLVITISIITFCMETLPEFRDERELPVTGRPGNNTVPRPSLTFTDPFFIVETTCVIWFTFEFIVRFFACPSKSEFSKTVMNIIDIMSILPYFITVGTELAEQQVEEPQEHGNGQTMSLAILRVIRLVRVFRIFKLSRHSKGLQILGQTLKASMRELGLLIFFLFIGVILFSSAVFFAEADEPESHFSSIPDAFWWAVVTMTTVGYGDMRPVTVGGKIVGSLCAIAGVLTIALPVPVIVSNFNYFYHRETDQDQSSLKDDPPENSQDSPQLKRKDSKGSAKSGDEEDRTGAEKQNIKANSSMNIKRSLYAFCLNKMETDL